In Micromonospora sp. NBC_01813, the following are encoded in one genomic region:
- a CDS encoding ABC transporter ATP-binding protein: protein MTGERNTTAGQPEWRGVADDAGDPLTGLTSPGDEARLRARSRALLGSLARPHRRMIAVAIALLLLQNAAAMAGPYLVMLGIDRAIPPLRDTGDAGPLIAVAAAFAVATIAEYAGKRSFLILSARVGQAILYDLRQRVYRHFLRLSVGFHERYTSGRVVARLTSDMDSIAELVEGGIDDLVLAGLSVISVAGILLWLDPPLAVVTLLAFPFLLWMSVWFARASTAAYRRTREAVALLIVHFVESLGGVRAVHAFRRESRNQEIFTEVNDGYRQASLRVFRLIAIYSPGLKGIGNVAIAVVLTYGGWQVLHGNTEIGVLAAFLLYLRRFFEPMQELSQFYNSLQSATAALEKLSGVLAERPEVPEPDRPRPLPTPVRGAVRLHRVTFGYRPDRLVLPELTLRIPAGQTVALVGATGAGKSTVAKLVARLYDPVSGSVTLDGVDLREISAADLRRHVIMVTQENHLFAGSVADNIRFGRPDATDAEVEAAARAIGAHEFIAGLPERYATDVHRRGGRLSAGQRQLVAFARAVLADPAVLILDEATSSLDVPSERLVQRALQTMLRGDPTRHNGDPTERNGDSGGAAGVPGRTALVIAHRLSTVQIADRVLVLDGGRIVEDGPPADLVADGGRYAALHQQWRDSLS from the coding sequence ATGACCGGCGAGCGGAACACGACTGCCGGGCAGCCGGAGTGGCGGGGGGTCGCCGACGACGCCGGTGATCCGCTGACCGGGCTGACCAGCCCCGGTGACGAAGCCCGGCTTCGGGCCCGCAGCCGCGCCCTGCTCGGCTCGTTGGCCCGGCCACACCGGCGGATGATCGCGGTCGCGATCGCGTTGCTGCTGCTGCAGAACGCGGCCGCGATGGCCGGGCCGTACCTGGTGATGTTGGGGATCGACCGGGCCATCCCGCCGCTGCGCGACACCGGCGACGCGGGCCCGCTGATCGCGGTCGCCGCGGCGTTCGCGGTCGCCACGATCGCCGAGTACGCCGGTAAACGCAGCTTCCTGATCCTGTCCGCCCGGGTCGGCCAGGCGATCCTCTACGACCTGCGCCAACGGGTGTACCGCCACTTCCTGCGGCTGTCCGTCGGCTTCCACGAACGCTACACCTCCGGCCGGGTGGTGGCCCGGCTGACCAGCGACATGGACTCGATCGCCGAACTCGTCGAAGGCGGCATCGACGACCTTGTGCTCGCCGGGCTGTCGGTGATCTCGGTGGCCGGCATCCTGCTCTGGCTGGACCCGCCGCTGGCCGTGGTGACACTGCTGGCGTTTCCGTTCCTGCTGTGGATGTCGGTGTGGTTCGCCCGCGCCTCCACCGCCGCCTACCGGCGTACCCGGGAGGCCGTGGCGCTGCTGATCGTCCACTTCGTCGAATCACTCGGCGGGGTCCGGGCGGTGCACGCCTTCCGCCGTGAATCCCGCAACCAGGAGATATTCACCGAGGTCAACGACGGCTACCGGCAGGCCAGTCTGCGGGTCTTCCGGCTGATCGCCATCTACTCCCCCGGGCTCAAGGGCATCGGCAACGTCGCGATCGCCGTGGTCCTGACCTACGGTGGCTGGCAGGTGCTGCACGGCAACACCGAGATCGGGGTGCTCGCGGCGTTCCTGCTGTATCTGCGCCGGTTCTTCGAACCCATGCAGGAGCTGAGCCAGTTCTACAACTCGCTGCAGTCGGCCACCGCCGCCCTGGAGAAGCTCTCCGGCGTACTCGCCGAGCGGCCCGAGGTGCCGGAGCCGGACCGACCCCGCCCGCTGCCGACCCCGGTACGCGGCGCGGTGCGGCTGCACCGGGTCACCTTCGGCTACCGCCCGGACCGGTTGGTGCTGCCCGAGTTGACGCTGCGGATCCCGGCCGGGCAGACCGTCGCCCTGGTCGGCGCGACCGGTGCCGGCAAGTCGACGGTCGCGAAGCTGGTCGCCCGGCTCTACGACCCGGTCTCCGGATCGGTCACCCTGGACGGCGTCGACCTGCGGGAGATCTCCGCGGCCGACCTGCGCCGGCACGTCATCATGGTCACCCAGGAGAACCACCTGTTCGCCGGCAGCGTCGCCGACAACATCCGGTTCGGTCGGCCGGACGCGACCGACGCCGAGGTCGAGGCCGCGGCGCGGGCGATCGGCGCGCACGAGTTCATCGCCGGACTACCCGAGCGGTACGCCACCGACGTGCACCGGCGCGGCGGCCGGCTCTCGGCCGGGCAGCGGCAGCTGGTCGCCTTCGCCCGAGCGGTGCTGGCCGACCCGGCCGTGCTGATCCTCGACGAGGCGACGTCGTCGCTGGACGTGCCATCCGAACGGCTGGTGCAGCGGGCCCTGCAGACGATGCTGCGCGGCGACCCGACCAGGCACAACGGCGACCCGACCGAGCGCAACGGCGACTCCGGCGGCGCGGCGGGGGTTCCCGGGCGTACCGCCCTGGTCATCGCCCACCGGCTGTCGACGGTGCAGATAGCCGACCGGGTGCTGGTGCTCGACGGCGGCCGGATCGTCGAGGACGGCCCGCCGGCCGACCTGGTCGCCGACGGCGGACGCTACGCCGCACTGCACCAGCAGTGGCGGGACAGCCTCAGCTGA
- a CDS encoding SGNH/GDSL hydrolase family protein yields MRYVAIGDSFTEGLGDELSDGTTRGWADLVAAGLAAANDQPVQYANLAIRGRLLEPIVTEQLDRALALSPAPTMITLNGGGNDMLRPGADMARLNALTEDAVRRCVAAGVRLVLLSGGDPSARLPFGTVMRRRGLALTAATADLAARHGLEFIDVFNDVEIRREQYWSDDRLHLNSAGHRRVASLVLDGLGYATEAHVVDPAPVGRRSLLAEARYYRQFVAPWVQRRLRGRSSGDGRTAKYPDWAPVQPA; encoded by the coding sequence GTGCGGTACGTGGCGATCGGCGACAGCTTCACCGAAGGGCTCGGCGACGAGTTGTCCGACGGCACCACACGCGGCTGGGCCGATCTGGTCGCCGCCGGGCTCGCCGCCGCCAACGACCAGCCCGTGCAGTACGCCAACCTGGCGATCCGGGGACGGCTGCTGGAGCCGATCGTCACCGAACAACTGGACCGGGCGCTGGCCCTCTCCCCCGCCCCGACGATGATCACGCTCAACGGCGGCGGCAACGACATGCTGCGCCCCGGCGCGGACATGGCCCGGCTGAACGCGCTCACCGAAGACGCGGTACGCCGATGCGTCGCGGCCGGCGTACGGCTGGTGCTGCTCAGCGGCGGTGACCCGTCGGCGCGGCTGCCGTTCGGCACCGTGATGCGCCGCCGCGGCCTGGCGCTCACCGCCGCCACCGCCGACCTGGCCGCCCGGCACGGCCTCGAATTCATCGACGTGTTCAACGACGTCGAGATCCGCCGCGAGCAGTACTGGTCCGACGACCGGCTGCACCTCAACTCGGCCGGGCACCGCCGGGTGGCCAGCCTGGTGCTCGACGGACTCGGGTACGCCACCGAGGCGCACGTCGTCGACCCGGCACCGGTCGGCCGCCGCAGCCTGCTCGCCGAGGCCCGCTACTACCGGCAGTTCGTCGCCCCCTGGGTGCAGCGCCGGCTCCGCGGCCGGTCCTCCGGTGACGGACGGACCGCCAAGTACCCCGACTGGGCACCGGTCCAACCGGCCTGA
- a CDS encoding GNAT family N-acetyltransferase has translation MQQPDLTSQVTAATAADRTRVVDSLVAAFAGDPVLRHLFPDDGSYPQHAGAFFGLLFDRRVPHGTVWTIGGGDAVAMWQQPDAVDVADDTDVLATLLPTDALERMRRYDLAVRAALPATPFWYLGVLGTHPKRTRQGLGRAVMRVGLRRAAADGVPAILETSNPDNVEMYRRAGWQVTRQMAADPLTIWIMEHSGAD, from the coding sequence GTGCAGCAACCTGATCTCACCTCACAGGTCACCGCGGCCACCGCCGCTGACCGTACCCGTGTCGTCGACTCGCTGGTCGCCGCGTTCGCCGGCGATCCGGTGCTGCGGCACCTGTTCCCGGACGACGGCAGCTACCCCCAGCACGCCGGCGCCTTCTTCGGTCTGCTCTTCGACCGGCGGGTGCCGCACGGCACCGTCTGGACCATCGGCGGAGGTGACGCGGTGGCGATGTGGCAGCAGCCGGATGCCGTCGACGTCGCCGACGACACCGACGTCCTCGCCACCTTGCTGCCCACCGACGCGCTGGAGCGGATGCGCCGCTACGACCTGGCGGTACGCGCGGCACTGCCGGCCACCCCGTTCTGGTACCTAGGGGTGCTGGGCACCCACCCGAAGCGGACCCGGCAGGGTCTGGGCCGGGCGGTGATGCGGGTCGGCCTGCGCCGGGCCGCCGCCGACGGAGTCCCCGCGATCCTGGAGACCAGCAACCCGGACAACGTCGAGATGTACCGCCGCGCTGGTTGGCAGGTGACCCGGCAGATGGCGGCGGACCCGCTCACCATCTGGATCATGGAGCATTCCGGCGCGGACTGA
- a CDS encoding methylated-DNA--[protein]-cysteine S-methyltransferase has translation MSVLDWAAVPTPVGPLTLLADDDGAVRAAGFTADVGQLLPLVHPSLRGPLRERVDLGATTTAIESYLAGEVAALDDLPVRQHGGEFLHAAWSVLREVKPGEPVSYRDFATLAGRPPAVRAAASACARNAVALIVPCHRVLRSDGSLGGYRWGLSIKKWLLKHEGQVTDRGR, from the coding sequence GTGTCCGTACTGGATTGGGCGGCGGTGCCGACGCCGGTGGGTCCGCTGACGCTGCTCGCCGACGACGACGGGGCGGTCCGGGCGGCCGGTTTCACCGCCGACGTCGGGCAGTTGCTGCCGCTGGTGCACCCGAGCCTGCGCGGGCCGCTGCGGGAACGCGTCGACCTCGGCGCGACCACCACCGCCATCGAGTCCTATCTGGCCGGTGAGGTTGCCGCGCTCGACGACCTGCCGGTACGCCAGCACGGCGGTGAGTTCCTGCACGCCGCCTGGTCGGTGCTGCGGGAGGTCAAGCCCGGCGAGCCGGTCAGCTACCGCGATTTCGCCACGCTCGCCGGTCGACCACCGGCGGTACGGGCGGCGGCCAGCGCCTGCGCCCGCAACGCGGTCGCGTTGATCGTGCCGTGTCATCGGGTGTTGCGCAGCGACGGCAGCCTCGGCGGCTACCGGTGGGGGTTGTCGATCAAGAAATGGCTGCTGAAGCACGAGGGACAGGTGACCGATCGGGGGCGGTAA
- a CDS encoding ABC transporter ATP-binding protein, whose protein sequence is MPTSPPSTSGERATAPIVVEQLRVRYRDSPRYAVDGVSFTVAAGEVFGLLGPNGAGKSTTARVLTRLLRDYQGRADVLGRPVHQWGAELYERIGVSFELPAHFARLSARENLQAIAGLYRTPTEPAGALLDQVGLADAADRPVAGFSKGMQLRLNLARALLHRPEVLFLDEPTSGLDPVHAGAVRDLIRRQAAGGATVLLTTHDMTTAETVCDRVAFVVDGRVVAIDTPRGHRLRHGRPTVVVEYRAEGAPAGLVRREFDLATLGADAAFAELLRGGRIETMHTREASFEQVFVAVTGGGPPP, encoded by the coding sequence GTGCCGACGTCGCCGCCGTCCACCTCCGGTGAGCGGGCTACCGCCCCGATCGTCGTCGAGCAACTGCGGGTGCGCTATCGGGATTCGCCCCGGTACGCCGTCGACGGGGTGTCCTTCACTGTCGCCGCCGGGGAGGTGTTCGGCCTGCTCGGGCCGAACGGGGCCGGCAAGTCGACCACCGCCCGGGTGCTGACCCGGCTGCTGCGCGACTACCAGGGGCGGGCCGACGTTCTCGGCCGGCCGGTGCACCAGTGGGGCGCCGAGCTCTACGAACGGATCGGCGTGAGCTTCGAGCTGCCCGCGCACTTCGCCCGGCTCTCCGCCCGGGAGAATCTGCAGGCGATCGCCGGCCTGTACCGCACGCCGACCGAGCCGGCCGGGGCGCTGCTCGACCAGGTGGGACTCGCCGACGCCGCCGACCGGCCGGTCGCCGGGTTCTCCAAAGGGATGCAGCTGCGGCTCAACCTGGCCCGGGCGTTGCTGCACCGCCCCGAGGTGCTCTTCCTCGACGAGCCCACCTCCGGGTTGGATCCGGTGCACGCCGGCGCGGTCCGTGACCTGATCCGCCGACAGGCCGCCGGTGGCGCGACGGTGCTGCTGACCACCCACGACATGACCACCGCCGAGACCGTCTGCGACCGGGTGGCGTTCGTCGTCGACGGCCGGGTCGTCGCGATCGACACTCCGCGCGGGCACCGGCTGCGGCACGGCCGCCCGACGGTCGTCGTCGAGTACCGGGCCGAGGGTGCCCCGGCCGGCCTGGTCCGGCGGGAGTTCGACCTGGCCACCCTCGGTGCCGACGCTGCCTTCGCCGAGCTGCTGCGCGGCGGCCGGATCGAGACCATGCACACCCGGGAAGCGAGCTTCGAGCAGGTGTTCGTCGCCGTCACCGGTGGCGGTCCGCCGCCGTGA
- a CDS encoding IS607 family transposase has product MNLKEWAASQGVAYITARRQYAAGTLPVPTYRLGRLIMVGEPLTTARRGRGQVAVYARVSSADQKRDLDRQVARVTVRATGQHLAVDRVVTEVGSALNGRRRKFLALLRDPSVSTIVVEHRDRFARFGAEYVEAALAAQGRRLLVVDPAEVDDDLVGDVTEILTSLCARLYGRRVAADRVRRAVDAVTGPGGPT; this is encoded by the coding sequence GTGAATCTTAAGGAGTGGGCAGCGTCGCAGGGCGTCGCGTACATCACCGCACGGCGGCAGTACGCGGCCGGCACGCTGCCTGTTCCCACATACCGACTCGGCCGCCTGATCATGGTCGGTGAGCCGTTGACTACCGCTCGGCGCGGTCGGGGGCAGGTGGCGGTGTACGCCCGCGTCTCATCCGCCGACCAGAAACGGGACCTTGATCGGCAGGTCGCTCGGGTAACTGTGCGGGCGACCGGGCAGCATCTTGCTGTGGACCGGGTGGTGACCGAGGTCGGGTCCGCGCTGAACGGGCGTCGGAGGAAGTTCCTCGCTCTGCTGCGTGACCCGTCGGTGTCCACGATCGTGGTCGAGCACCGGGACAGGTTCGCCCGGTTCGGCGCCGAGTACGTGGAGGCCGCGTTGGCCGCGCAGGGACGACGGCTGCTGGTCGTTGACCCCGCCGAGGTCGACGACGACCTGGTGGGTGACGTGACCGAGATCCTCACGTCGCTGTGTGCCCGGCTGTACGGCCGCCGGGTGGCGGCGGACCGTGTCCGGCGGGCGGTCGACGCTGTCACCGGTCCTGGTGGTCCGACGTGA
- a CDS encoding AlkA N-terminal domain-containing protein, with amino-acid sequence MELDFERCYRAVDSRDQRFDGWFYTGVTSTGIYCRPSCPAITPKRDNVCFFPSAAAAQRAGLRACRRCHPDATPGSPDWNLRADLVGRAMRLIGDGVVDRDGVPGLARRLGYTERHLTRVLTEQVGAGPLALARAQRAQTARILVEKTGLAVAEIAFAAGFGSVRQFNDTFRAVYGVPPTGLRARLRALKAPTAATGAGDGHGGPGAIAVRLAFRRPLPAAVLLGFLAARAVPGVEAATADAYHRALRLPYGPGAVTLTPHDDHVGAAFRLADLRDLAPAVARCRALFDLDADPAAVDATLGADPAFAAAVAAVPGVRVPGAVDGFELAVRAVVGQQISVAAARRVLARLCAATRPAADSDEPSPELVPFPGPAELLALPDAAFAMPAARRGTLRALAAAVADGTVDLDPGADRAALVERLGALPGIGPWTTGYVAMRALGDPDVLLGTDLGVRHGADRLGLPTAGSGLAGYAARWRPWRSYATVRLWLDTTDPTNGRNDRK; translated from the coding sequence ATGGAGCTCGACTTCGAGCGGTGCTACCGGGCGGTGGACAGCCGCGACCAGCGTTTCGACGGCTGGTTCTACACCGGTGTGACGTCGACCGGCATCTACTGCCGGCCGTCCTGCCCGGCGATCACCCCGAAGCGGGACAATGTGTGTTTCTTCCCGTCTGCGGCGGCCGCCCAGCGGGCCGGGTTGCGGGCCTGCCGACGTTGCCACCCGGATGCCACCCCCGGCTCCCCCGACTGGAACCTGCGGGCCGATCTGGTCGGGCGGGCGATGCGGCTGATCGGCGACGGGGTGGTGGACCGCGACGGGGTGCCGGGGCTGGCCCGCCGGCTGGGCTACACCGAGCGGCACCTGACCAGGGTGTTGACCGAGCAGGTCGGGGCCGGCCCGTTGGCGTTGGCCCGGGCGCAGCGGGCGCAGACGGCGCGGATCCTGGTGGAGAAGACCGGGTTGGCGGTCGCGGAGATCGCGTTCGCCGCCGGGTTCGGCAGCGTCCGGCAGTTCAACGACACGTTCCGGGCGGTGTACGGGGTGCCGCCGACCGGGCTGCGCGCCCGGTTGCGGGCGCTCAAGGCCCCGACAGCGGCAACGGGTGCCGGCGATGGCCATGGCGGGCCCGGGGCGATCGCGGTGCGGTTGGCGTTTCGCCGGCCGTTGCCGGCCGCCGTACTGCTGGGTTTTCTCGCCGCCCGGGCGGTGCCGGGGGTGGAGGCGGCCACGGCCGACGCGTACCACCGGGCACTTCGGCTGCCGTACGGTCCCGGCGCGGTGACGCTGACCCCGCACGACGACCACGTCGGCGCGGCCTTTCGGCTGGCCGACCTGCGTGACCTGGCACCGGCGGTGGCCCGCTGCCGTGCGCTGTTCGACCTGGACGCGGATCCGGCGGCGGTGGATGCCACCTTGGGCGCCGATCCGGCGTTCGCGGCGGCGGTGGCCGCCGTGCCGGGGGTGCGGGTGCCGGGTGCGGTCGACGGCTTCGAGTTGGCGGTACGGGCGGTCGTCGGCCAGCAGATCTCGGTCGCCGCCGCCCGCCGGGTGCTGGCCCGGCTCTGCGCGGCGACAAGGCCGGCCGCCGACAGCGACGAACCTTCGCCCGAGCTGGTGCCGTTTCCTGGGCCGGCGGAGTTGCTGGCGCTGCCCGACGCGGCGTTCGCGATGCCGGCCGCCCGCCGGGGCACCCTGCGGGCACTCGCCGCCGCCGTCGCCGACGGCACCGTCGACCTGGACCCGGGTGCGGACCGGGCCGCGCTGGTCGAACGGCTCGGCGCCCTGCCCGGGATCGGGCCGTGGACGACCGGCTACGTGGCGATGCGCGCGCTCGGTGATCCGGACGTACTGCTCGGCACCGATCTGGGGGTGCGGCACGGGGCCGACCGGCTCGGGCTGCCGACCGCCGGGTCCGGGCTGGCCGGGTACGCCGCCCGGTGGCGGCCGTGGCGGTCCTACGCGACGGTCCGGCTGTGGCTGGACACCACCGATCCGACGAACGGAAGGAACGACAGGAAATGA
- a CDS encoding class I SAM-dependent methyltransferase encodes MTADYLAINRASWDERAPAHAASPDYRVEQLLADPAQLSDVVRFDLPRLGDLTGVRGVHLQCHIGTDTLSLARLGARMTGLDLSGASLEQARRIAEAAQTPIEYVEADVYQAVQLLGEGGFDLVFTGIGALCWLPDVTRWAATVAALLRPGGRLFIREGHPVLWAIDETRPDGLLVVDLPYFETAEPLVWDEGGTYVDTDTSFSHNLTHSWNHGIGEIFTALTGAGLRVTGLVEHDSVPWNALPGRMVKGDDDGEWRLAERRERVPLSYTLQAVKDIS; translated from the coding sequence ATGACCGCCGACTATCTCGCGATCAACCGGGCAAGTTGGGACGAACGCGCCCCGGCACATGCCGCCTCGCCGGACTACCGGGTCGAGCAGTTGCTCGCCGACCCGGCGCAGCTCAGTGACGTGGTGCGGTTCGACCTGCCCCGGCTCGGCGACCTCACCGGCGTACGCGGGGTGCACCTGCAGTGTCACATCGGCACCGACACGCTGTCGCTGGCTCGGCTCGGCGCCCGGATGACCGGCCTGGACCTGTCCGGTGCGTCGCTGGAGCAGGCCCGCCGGATCGCCGAGGCCGCGCAGACCCCGATCGAGTACGTCGAAGCCGACGTCTACCAGGCGGTGCAGCTGCTCGGCGAAGGCGGCTTCGACCTGGTCTTCACCGGCATCGGTGCGCTGTGCTGGCTGCCGGACGTGACCCGCTGGGCGGCCACGGTCGCCGCGCTGCTGCGCCCCGGCGGCCGGCTGTTCATCCGGGAGGGTCACCCGGTGCTGTGGGCGATCGACGAGACCCGCCCCGACGGCCTGCTCGTGGTCGACCTGCCGTACTTCGAGACGGCCGAGCCGCTGGTGTGGGACGAGGGCGGCACATACGTCGACACCGACACCAGTTTCAGCCACAACCTGACCCACTCGTGGAACCACGGCATCGGAGAGATCTTCACCGCGCTCACCGGTGCCGGGCTGCGGGTGACCGGGCTGGTCGAGCACGACAGTGTGCCGTGGAACGCGCTGCCCGGCCGGATGGTCAAAGGCGACGACGACGGCGAGTGGCGGCTGGCCGAGCGCCGGGAGCGGGTCCCGCTGAGCTACACCCTGCAGGCGGTCAAGGACATCAGCTGA
- a CDS encoding ABC transporter ATP-binding protein: MDTETNRSSRHRPAVHNLWRLRRYLRPYLGQLGWLLAAAAAATGAGIAIPLVIAQVVDGPVAAGETTGLLVLGGLALLLGIVEAMLIFIRRWTQSASSIGMESSIRSDIYAHLQRLPVTFHEEWQSGQLLSRATSDLSVIRRFLSFGLLFLILNTATYVTVVALLLHLHWPLGLLVATSAVPLYLFSRHFTRAYLRVSRQMQDQRGDLATLVEESAQGLRTITSFGRGPFLTERFARRSRTLHDTAVVKGRLLARASARYDLVPNVTLAVVLVAGAAAVAYEQLTIGQMVAFVTLQLMLIWPIKSLGWIIAQAQEAMTAADRIHEVLDTAPAITDRPDATRIRVEEVRGELRFEGVTFGYPGAATPVLRGVDLTVRPGETLAIAGLTGSGKTSLVSLVPRLYDVTGGRVTLDGHDVRDLRLDQLRRCVGVAFEDPTLFSMSVRENLTLGRPDATDAEVHAAIRLAQADFVYDLPWRLRTRIGEQGLSLSGGQRQRLALARAVLGRPRVLVLDDPLSALDVHTEALVEQALRRVLAGTTALLVVHRPSTVALADRVALLEAGRIVAVGTHTELLATVPAYRAVLSADGHGLVRSA; the protein is encoded by the coding sequence GTGGACACCGAGACAAATCGATCTTCCCGGCATCGACCCGCTGTCCACAACCTCTGGCGGCTGCGCCGGTATCTGCGCCCGTACCTCGGCCAGCTCGGCTGGCTGCTCGCGGCCGCGGCGGCGGCGACCGGAGCCGGCATCGCGATTCCGTTGGTCATCGCCCAAGTGGTGGACGGGCCGGTCGCCGCCGGCGAGACGACCGGGCTGCTGGTCCTCGGTGGACTCGCCCTGCTGCTCGGGATCGTCGAAGCCATGTTGATCTTTATCCGTCGGTGGACGCAGAGCGCGTCGTCGATCGGCATGGAAAGCAGCATCCGCAGCGACATCTACGCGCACCTGCAACGGCTGCCGGTGACCTTCCACGAAGAATGGCAGTCCGGCCAACTGCTGTCCCGGGCCACCAGCGATCTGTCGGTGATCCGCCGGTTCCTCTCCTTCGGGCTGCTCTTCCTGATCCTCAACACCGCCACCTACGTCACCGTGGTGGCGCTGCTGCTGCACCTGCACTGGCCACTGGGCCTGCTGGTGGCGACCAGCGCCGTCCCGCTGTACCTGTTCAGCCGCCATTTCACCCGCGCCTACCTGCGGGTCTCCCGGCAGATGCAGGACCAACGCGGCGACCTGGCGACCCTGGTCGAGGAGTCCGCCCAGGGACTACGCACGATCACGTCGTTCGGTCGGGGGCCGTTCCTCACCGAACGCTTCGCCCGGCGCTCCCGCACCCTGCACGACACCGCCGTCGTCAAGGGCCGACTACTCGCCCGCGCATCGGCCCGCTACGACCTGGTGCCGAACGTGACCCTCGCGGTGGTGCTGGTCGCCGGGGCGGCCGCCGTCGCCTACGAGCAACTCACCATCGGGCAGATGGTCGCCTTCGTCACGTTGCAGCTGATGCTGATCTGGCCGATCAAATCGCTCGGCTGGATCATCGCCCAGGCACAGGAGGCGATGACCGCCGCCGACCGCATCCACGAGGTCCTCGACACCGCACCGGCGATCACCGACCGGCCCGACGCCACCCGAATCCGGGTCGAGGAGGTCCGCGGCGAACTGCGCTTCGAGGGCGTCACCTTCGGCTATCCGGGCGCGGCGACGCCGGTGCTGCGCGGCGTCGACCTGACCGTACGGCCGGGTGAAACCCTGGCCATCGCGGGGCTGACCGGCAGCGGCAAGACCAGCCTGGTGTCGCTGGTGCCCCGGCTGTACGACGTCACCGGCGGACGGGTCACCCTGGACGGACACGACGTACGCGACCTGCGCCTCGACCAGCTGCGGCGATGCGTCGGCGTCGCCTTCGAGGATCCCACGCTGTTCTCGATGTCGGTCCGGGAGAATCTGACCCTCGGCCGGCCGGACGCCACCGACGCGGAGGTGCACGCCGCGATCCGGCTCGCCCAGGCCGACTTCGTCTACGACCTGCCGTGGCGGCTGCGCACCCGCATCGGCGAACAGGGGTTGTCGCTGTCCGGCGGGCAACGGCAGCGGCTCGCGCTGGCCCGCGCCGTGCTGGGCCGCCCCCGGGTGCTGGTCCTCGACGACCCGCTGTCGGCGCTGGACGTACACACCGAGGCACTGGTGGAGCAGGCGCTACGGCGAGTGCTGGCCGGCACCACCGCGCTGCTGGTCGTACACCGGCCATCGACGGTGGCCCTCGCCGACCGGGTGGCACTGCTGGAGGCCGGCCGGATCGTCGCCGTCGGCACCCACACCGAACTGCTCGCCACCGTGCCCGCGTACCGGGCCGTGCTGTCCGCCGACGGACACGGCCTGGTCCGGTCCGCATGA
- a CDS encoding MFS transporter, whose amino-acid sequence MTEQTGTLARATLERARIAVGIAFGVSGLAFASWISRTPAIRDALDLSNAQFGLLLLCMSAGAVSALPLSGPLVHAVGPRRTVLLGASAVTVGILAVAAGVTLGVPALAGAGLFLTGTGVSSWDVAMNVEGADVERRLARPLMPRFHAGFSLGTVTGALAGAGCAWLGVPVDWQLAATSLLVIVAVAAAVRMFLPVPVREPGVTAPRSGVLQAWREPRTLLVGLVVLAFAFTEGVANDWLTLAIVDGYGVGDAVGAVAFGVFVAAMTVARMFGGAALERWGRVPVLRATAALALVGLTLVVFAPGLPLALLGALLWGAGASLGFPVGMSAAADEADRAAVRVSVVSSIGYTAFLAGPPLVGFLAEQVGILRSLLVVLGALAIGLLVAGATRPLSDDATVRSDSRQP is encoded by the coding sequence GTGACGGAGCAGACCGGCACGCTGGCGCGGGCGACACTGGAGCGGGCCCGGATCGCCGTCGGCATCGCGTTCGGCGTCAGCGGCCTGGCCTTCGCGTCGTGGATCTCCCGTACGCCGGCGATCCGCGACGCCCTCGATCTGAGCAACGCCCAGTTCGGTCTGCTGCTGTTGTGCATGTCGGCGGGTGCGGTGAGCGCGTTGCCGCTGTCCGGTCCGTTGGTGCACGCGGTCGGGCCGCGGCGAACGGTGCTACTGGGCGCGTCGGCGGTGACCGTCGGGATACTCGCCGTGGCGGCTGGTGTCACGCTCGGCGTGCCGGCGCTGGCCGGGGCCGGGCTGTTCCTCACCGGCACCGGGGTAAGCAGCTGGGACGTGGCGATGAACGTGGAGGGGGCCGACGTCGAGCGCCGGCTGGCCCGCCCGCTGATGCCCCGTTTCCATGCCGGCTTCAGCCTGGGTACGGTCACCGGCGCGCTCGCCGGAGCGGGCTGCGCCTGGCTGGGAGTGCCGGTCGACTGGCAGCTCGCCGCCACCTCGTTGCTGGTGATCGTCGCGGTCGCCGCCGCCGTACGGATGTTCCTGCCGGTTCCGGTCCGCGAGCCGGGAGTCACCGCGCCCCGGTCCGGGGTGCTGCAGGCCTGGCGGGAGCCGCGCACCCTGCTGGTCGGGCTGGTGGTGTTGGCGTTCGCGTTCACCGAAGGGGTGGCCAACGACTGGCTCACCCTGGCCATCGTCGACGGCTACGGGGTCGGTGACGCCGTCGGCGCGGTGGCGTTCGGGGTCTTCGTCGCGGCGATGACCGTCGCCCGGATGTTCGGCGGTGCCGCGTTGGAACGCTGGGGCCGGGTGCCGGTGTTGCGGGCCACGGCGGCGCTCGCCCTGGTCGGCCTGACGCTGGTGGTGTTCGCCCCGGGGCTGCCGTTGGCGCTGTTGGGTGCCCTGCTGTGGGGGGCCGGCGCGTCGCTCGGCTTCCCGGTCGGGATGAGCGCGGCCGCCGACGAGGCCGACCGGGCGGCGGTACGGGTGTCGGTGGTCAGCTCGATCGGCTACACCGCGTTCCTCGCCGGCCCGCCGCTGGTGGGCTTCCTCGCCGAGCAGGTCGGCATCCTGCGGTCGCTGCTGGTGGTGCTCGGCGCGCTGGCGATCGGCCTGCTGGTGGCCGGCGCCACCCGACCGTTGTCCGACGATGCCACGGTGAGGTCCGATTCCCGCCAGCCGTGA